The nucleotide sequence ATAAACTGCATTATGGATCAACGTTACTTTGGTATTTATAATGCTCCCTCTTTCTTTGAGCGCTTAGAGGGTAGTACTATAAACCATGATGAGTATGAGACACTAGCTCATCAAATTCAGGATGAATTAGGAATTAAATATGGAGATCAGTATTATCCGATTGGATTAGTAAGCTTTATGATACCTCACGCAACTTATGATGAAAAGCTCTTTAACTTGTTCAATACATTGGGCATAGCTTTAGAAGAAGATCAAACAAGCTTTGACTATTATTTCCTCCAATACTATTTTGGGGGAGGATCTAAAGTTGTAGGGTATAGAGTTTATGGAATTTCAGACAGTCCAGATAGGAGTAGCGTTTATTTCTTCTTAGATAATCAGACAGCTGTGGCTATATTTGGAGCGCAAGGGGCTCAGGATTTACTTCAGAGGTGAAATAAAATGAACGTTGAAGACGTATTCTACAGGATAGGTGGATTTGTAGAATCGGCATGGAAGAAGATAAAGGATTTTATAAATCCAAAATCTCAGGATAGTCCTCCTACTTTTGAATTTCTAAGAAAAATTGTAAAAAGAAAAGTTACAGTTCATGAATTATTAGTTCTAAAGCTTCAGTTAGCTTTTATCTCCTATTTGCTTCTATCCTTACTCCTCGTAGTTTTCTTGCCAAACGAGTTATATTTGGTTGCCTTAACGGCTGTGTATTTCATATATTTGAGAACAATATTCCGCAAGTATAGAGAATTCTTCATCGAGTATAGGCCGTATCAAATGTTCTATTACTCAATCAGCGTCATAGGCTTTCTAGCATTTTTTGGATACTCACTTTTGAAAAGATTTTCTTTAGGCATTCATTATTCGTTGGGTTATCTTGTTTTTGTTTCTGTTGTGGTTATCATGTTTAGGTTTTATTTCAAGTCCAAATACGGCAGAAACTGGACTTACGGTGTCATAGAGGAGATTAAAGAAAATGTTGTGAAAATTAGTGTACACGATGACATAAGAGCGAACGTTAGGCCTGGTGAATACTGGGTTGATAAGGTTCCAGATGTGAAAATCGGAAGAGTAGTGAAAGTTTTAGTTGAGGAAAGAGCATTTAGAGGAGCTGTACCGACGAAAATAATTGAGGTTTACCTAAGTGACCAGCCTTCATCATCAAAGGCCTCAACGGAAGCAAAAAAAGAGAACGAAACTAACAGTAGCTTATAAATCCCAGTCCAAGGCTGTTTTTTGTAAGTCTTTGCAGAAAGCCACTCATCTTCTTTAATTCTCATTGGTTCCACAGAGTTAGTTGGTGGTCTTATTGATATTTCTGCACCCTTTTCATATATGGTGAAACCAAGTTCTTCTAAAATTGGCTTTATCACTTTTGTAGCTAGTTTCCTGTCTCTAAATTTTATTTTGTAGTAGATTGTATAACCCATCTTTAGACCCTCATTAGTACTCTTAAAAAGAGTAAGAATGGAAACTTTAAAAAGTTTTCTATTTTACTATTGTGAATTAAAAAATTAAAGCTCACCACAGAGCTTAGCAAAATTTCTGTAGATTTCGCTTCCTTTTTCTGTGTGTGCAACCTCTGGATGGAACTGAACTCCATAGATTGGCAGTTTTTTGTGCTTCATGGCTTCAACTTCACAGAACTCACTCTTAGCTAAAAGCCCAAAATACTTTGGCAGTTCTTTTACCTCATCCATGTGACTTTCCCATACCTTTAAACGTCTTGGCAAACCTTTAAAGATGTCATTTTCCTCTAAGATCTCGACCTCAACTAAGCTGTACTCTGCTTTTTCTCCTCTCCCAACTTTTCCGCCAAAGTGCTTTGCTATTAACTGATGGCCGAGGCAAATTCCCAGAATGGGAACATTGAAGTTTTCATAATTTTCGAGTATAGCTTCACAGTTACCTGTTCTTTCCAAGCTTGGTCCTCCTGAAAAAATTATCCCTTTTGGATTCATGGCTTTGATTTCTTCTAGAGATGTTGTATTTGGTATTATCTTTGCCTCAACGCCTAAATATCGTAAAGTTCTCCAAATTCTGTGAACGTATTGCCCGTGGTTGTCCATTATAATTATCATCTTTATCCCTCACTCAAACTCTATCGTCGCAGGAGGTTTGTTTGTAATGTCGTATAAAACTCTCCCAACCTGCGGGATTTCGCTTGTAATCCTAAAAGCTATCCTCTGCAGAACTTCCCACGGAACGTTCATTGCGTTTGCAGTCATCCCATCTAAGCTCTCAACGATTCTAACAGCTATTGTCTCTTTGTAAGCCCTTATATCACCTTGAACTCCAACAGTCTTCACATTTAAGAGCACGGCAAAAGCCTGCCAAGGCTTTAGCTTAGCTTTTTCAACTTCTTCCTCTACTATGGCATTTGCCTCTCTAACGATTGCAACTTTTTCGGGAGTTACTTCACCGAGAACTCTAACAGCCAATCCTGGTCCTGGAAAAGGCATCCTATTGTAGATTTTCTCTGGCAATCCGAGTTCCTTCGCTAATTCTCTTACTTCATCTTTATAGAGATCTCTTAAAGGTTCAATTAGCTTTAGATTTAATCTCTCTGGAAGGCCCCCAACGTTGTGGTGGCTCTTAATCTCCCCTTGACTCTCAATCCAGTCTGGAGCAATTGTTCCTTGAATCAAAAACTCTGCATTGATTTCCTTTGCAACTTCTTCAAAGACGTCAATGAAAGTCTTTCCAATTATCTTTCTTTTCTCTTCAGGATCAGTTACACCTTTTAATGCCTCAAAGAATCTATCTTGGGCATCAACGTAAATTAAATTTAGGCCAAATTCATCTCTAAAGGTTTTTATGACGAATTTTGGTTCTCCTTTTCTAAGAAATCCAGTATTTACGAATACTGCATAGAGTTTATCCCCAATTGCTTTGTGAGCTAAGATGGCTGCTGTTGAGCTGTCAACTCCTCCGGATAATGCTATTATCGCCTTTCCATCTCCAACTTTCTCTCTAATCTCCTCAATCTTTTCTTCAATGAATTTTTCCCACATGAGCATCACCTTTTCTTTTGCGTGGATTTCATAAATTTATAAATTTATGCCTAGATTGAGAAAGATATAAATATTAGTTAGGCATTTTTATGTTAAATATCAGAAAAAAGTCAGTGAAAATTGGGAAACAAAAACATCATTTCTTAAGCTTCTCAAGTATCTCTAAGGCCGCCTTCCTTCCGCTCAGGAACATACCTCCGAATATTGGCCCCATTCTTGGCGCTCCAGCAACAGCATTGGCAGCCATTCCAGTGACGTATAAGCCTGGGTAAACCTCTTTGGTGTGCTCTACCGTGAGCTTCTCTCCCATCTCTGCCCACATCGCGCCCTCACCGGGAACCCTCTCTATTAAACCTCTCTTCTCAAGGAGCTGGGTTATCTGTGCCCCATGACCTGCCGAATCAATCACAAACTTAGCTTCAACCGTAAGCGGGTCAACGTGAAGGCTTGTCATTTTAACAGGCGTCCAGTTTATGACGATTCCAGCTACGCGGTTCTTCTTGATGACTAAATCCTCGACCTCTATCATGTTGAATATCTTTACTCCAGCCTTTACTGTCTTGCTCGCTATCGTTGTTGCCGCTTCAATAGCATCGGCAACATAATAACCCCTCTCAAATTCGTCATACCTTACTTCGAACTCGTCAAGTATTTCCTTAGCCTCCTCTTCTACTACTATTTTATTGAAACCCATGGCTCCACCCCATATTCCTCCGCCTGTGCTTAGCTTCTTCTCGAAGATTGCCACCTTTGCACCGCCTTTAACAAGATAATAGGCAGCAACCATTCCTGATGGACCAGCTCCAACTATAGCAACGTCGAGGTTTAAATGCTCCAAAAGCTCTCTGAAATAGGTTTCGATTATTGCCCTACTTATCACGACATCCTTCAGCATCTTCATCACCCGAAAATTTCATAAAGGTCGGCTAAAACTTAGTATTGAAATTTAAAAACCTTGTTATATGTGGTGGCGAAAATGACCCAAATGGATGAAGCTAAGCGGGGGATAATAACAGAGGAAATGAAGTTCATTGCTGAACGCGAGGGTATAAGTGCCGAAAAGCTTAGGAGAAACGTTGCCAAGGGCTACACAGTCATCTTCCGAAACATAAGACATGATTGGGTTAAGCCAGTTGCTGTCGGTGCTGGGGTTAGGGTGAAGATTAACGCCAACATAGGGACCTCAAGGGACATTATCAACGTTGAAGAGGAGATAGAGAAAGCAAGAATTGCAATTAGGTATGGAGCAGATACAATAATGGATCTATCCACTGGTGGAGATTTGGATGAAATTAGAAAGAAAATCATGAGAGCTGTAGATGTGCCAATCGGGACAGTTCCAATTTATCAAGCTGCCGAAGAAAAGTTGGCAAAAGGCAAGGCAATCATTGAGATGACCGAGGACGATATGTGGAAGGCAGTAGAAAAGCACTTCAAAGATGGTGTTGATTACGCAACAATCCACGTTGGAGTTACTAAAAAAGTTGTAGAAAAGATGAAAAGAGTTAAGAGAGTTGTTGGAATGGTCTCGAGAGGTGGCACTTTCTTAGCAGCTTGGATTCTCCATTGGGAAAAAGAGAATCCCTTCTATAAAGACTATGATTATCTCTTAGAGCTTGCTAA is from Thermococcus paralvinellae and encodes:
- a CDS encoding DUF2101 family protein; the protein is MNVEDVFYRIGGFVESAWKKIKDFINPKSQDSPPTFEFLRKIVKRKVTVHELLVLKLQLAFISYLLLSLLLVVFLPNELYLVALTAVYFIYLRTIFRKYREFFIEYRPYQMFYYSISVIGFLAFFGYSLLKRFSLGIHYSLGYLVFVSVVVIMFRFYFKSKYGRNWTYGVIEEIKENVVKISVHDDIRANVRPGEYWVDKVPDVKIGRVVKVLVEERAFRGAVPTKIIEVYLSDQPSSSKASTEAKKENETNSSL
- a CDS encoding GMP synthase subunit A, with the protein product MIIIMDNHGQYVHRIWRTLRYLGVEAKIIPNTTSLEEIKAMNPKGIIFSGGPSLERTGNCEAILENYENFNVPILGICLGHQLIAKHFGGKVGRGEKAEYSLVEVEILEENDIFKGLPRRLKVWESHMDEVKELPKYFGLLAKSEFCEVEAMKHKKLPIYGVQFHPEVAHTEKGSEIYRNFAKLCGEL
- the guaA gene encoding glutamine-hydrolyzing GMP synthase translates to MWEKFIEEKIEEIREKVGDGKAIIALSGGVDSSTAAILAHKAIGDKLYAVFVNTGFLRKGEPKFVIKTFRDEFGLNLIYVDAQDRFFEALKGVTDPEEKRKIIGKTFIDVFEEVAKEINAEFLIQGTIAPDWIESQGEIKSHHNVGGLPERLNLKLIEPLRDLYKDEVRELAKELGLPEKIYNRMPFPGPGLAVRVLGEVTPEKVAIVREANAIVEEEVEKAKLKPWQAFAVLLNVKTVGVQGDIRAYKETIAVRIVESLDGMTANAMNVPWEVLQRIAFRITSEIPQVGRVLYDITNKPPATIEFE
- a CDS encoding sulfide-dependent adenosine diphosphate thiazole synthase gives rise to the protein MLKDVVISRAIIETYFRELLEHLNLDVAIVGAGPSGMVAAYYLVKGGAKVAIFEKKLSTGGGIWGGAMGFNKIVVEEEAKEILDEFEVRYDEFERGYYVADAIEAATTIASKTVKAGVKIFNMIEVEDLVIKKNRVAGIVINWTPVKMTSLHVDPLTVEAKFVIDSAGHGAQITQLLEKRGLIERVPGEGAMWAEMGEKLTVEHTKEVYPGLYVTGMAANAVAGAPRMGPIFGGMFLSGRKAALEILEKLKK
- the thiC gene encoding phosphomethylpyrimidine synthase ThiC, translating into MTQMDEAKRGIITEEMKFIAEREGISAEKLRRNVAKGYTVIFRNIRHDWVKPVAVGAGVRVKINANIGTSRDIINVEEEIEKARIAIRYGADTIMDLSTGGDLDEIRKKIMRAVDVPIGTVPIYQAAEEKLAKGKAIIEMTEDDMWKAVEKHFKDGVDYATIHVGVTKKVVEKMKRVKRVVGMVSRGGTFLAAWILHWEKENPFYKDYDYLLELAKEYDVVLSLGDGLRPGGLPDAGDELQMSELFTLGRLVRRAREFGVQTMVEGPGHVPIDQIPMQIKIAKVATDNAPFYVLGPLVTDIFPGYDHIAGAIGGAIAALNGADFLCYVTPAEHLGLPDKEHVRLGVIASKIAAHAVNLTRFESDYKKDYIMSLARGSLNWVKQFEMAMDKERFVEIRKERPTSTEACSMCGDLCAIKIINDMLRRKGEV